The Cylindrospermopsis curvispora GIHE-G1 genome contains a region encoding:
- the ndhC gene encoding photosynthetic/respiratory NAD(P)H-quinone oxidoreductase subunit C: MFVLSGYEYLLGFLILCSLVPALALSASKILRPSSYSPERRTTYESGMEPFGGAWIQFNIRYYMFALVFVVFDVETVFLYPWAVAFHRLGLLAFIEALIFIAILVVALVYAWRKGALEWS; the protein is encoded by the coding sequence GTGTTTGTCCTTAGCGGTTACGAATATCTTCTAGGCTTCCTAATCCTTTGTAGCCTAGTTCCAGCCCTGGCGCTGTCAGCATCTAAAATCCTGAGACCTAGTAGCTACAGTCCCGAACGACGCACTACTTATGAGTCCGGTATGGAACCTTTTGGTGGTGCCTGGATTCAATTTAACATTCGCTACTATATGTTTGCTCTGGTCTTTGTTGTATTTGACGTGGAGACAGTTTTTCTTTACCCCTGGGCGGTGGCTTTCCACCGTTTAGGATTATTGGCATTTATAGAAGCATTGATTTTTATTGCGATTCTTGTAGTCGCATTAGTTTAC
- a CDS encoding rubredoxin → MSEQAQEALETQAPDRYECRACGYVYEPEKGDDKYNIPAGTAFADLPTNWNCPVCSAKKVAFANIGPTGTASGFKENLGYGFGVNQLTPAQKNILIFGALALGFLFFISLYGLQ, encoded by the coding sequence ATGAGTGAACAAGCTCAAGAAGCTCTGGAGACTCAGGCGCCAGACCGTTATGAGTGTCGCGCCTGCGGTTATGTTTATGAACCAGAGAAGGGAGATGATAAATATAATATCCCAGCAGGCACAGCTTTTGCCGACTTACCGACAAATTGGAATTGTCCAGTATGTAGTGCTAAGAAAGTGGCTTTTGCCAATATTGGTCCTACGGGCACTGCTTCTGGTTTCAAAGAGAACTTAGGTTACGGGTTTGGTGTTAATCAACTAACACCAGCGCAAAAAAACATCTTGATTTTTGGTGCCTTAGCCTTGGGATTCTTGTTTTTTATTAGTCTCTATGGCTTACAATGA
- a CDS encoding photosynthesis system II assembly factor Ycf48: MSSITKKWQGLFAVLLVVLTCIACSKVPSTSFNPWEIISVPTEEKLFDIAFTDEPNHGYLVGSNATLLETKDGGNTWQRLELAVEEPKSRFDSISFAGQEGWIVGEPSVLLHTTDGGKSWSSLPLSQKLPGNPILVKALGENVAEMATDVGAIYRTTDGGLNWKAQVETAVGVVRNLERSSDGKYIAVSAKGSFYSVWEPGMTAWEPHNRNSSRRLENMGFADKGQLWLLARGGQVQFSDPAKPDEWLEAAYPELSTSWGLLDLAYRTPQEIWIGGGSGNLLRSTDGGQTWAKDREVEEVAANLYKVVFFNPDQGFIIADHGVLLKYNPHNPNEENTTPADAV, from the coding sequence ATGAGTTCAATAACAAAAAAGTGGCAAGGATTATTTGCCGTGTTACTAGTGGTGCTGACCTGTATTGCTTGTAGTAAGGTTCCATCTACCAGTTTTAACCCTTGGGAAATAATTAGTGTACCAACAGAGGAAAAACTGTTTGATATTGCTTTTACGGATGAGCCCAATCACGGTTATTTAGTAGGTAGCAATGCCACCCTATTAGAAACTAAAGATGGTGGAAACACTTGGCAGCGTTTAGAATTGGCAGTGGAAGAGCCAAAGTCTCGTTTTGACTCTATTAGTTTCGCTGGTCAAGAAGGTTGGATTGTGGGTGAACCCTCTGTACTACTACATACCACTGATGGCGGTAAATCTTGGTCTAGCTTACCTCTGAGTCAGAAACTACCTGGCAACCCTATTTTAGTAAAAGCTTTGGGCGAAAATGTGGCGGAAATGGCTACTGACGTGGGGGCAATATATAGGACCACAGATGGCGGTTTAAACTGGAAGGCCCAGGTAGAAACCGCTGTGGGTGTGGTGCGCAATTTAGAGCGTTCTAGTGACGGCAAATATATTGCTGTTTCCGCTAAGGGTAGTTTTTATTCTGTTTGGGAACCGGGTATGACTGCTTGGGAACCTCATAATCGCAATAGTTCCCGACGGTTGGAAAATATGGGTTTTGCTGATAAGGGTCAATTGTGGTTGTTAGCAAGGGGTGGTCAGGTGCAATTTAGTGACCCAGCTAAACCAGATGAGTGGTTAGAAGCTGCATATCCCGAGTTGTCTACCAGTTGGGGGTTATTAGATTTAGCTTATCGCACACCCCAGGAAATCTGGATTGGTGGTGGTAGTGGTAATTTATTACGCAGCACCGATGGCGGTCAAACTTGGGCAAAAGACCGAGAAGTAGAAGAAGTTGCTGCTAATTTATATAAGGTTGTATTTTTCAACCCTGATCAAGGTTTTATCATCGCTGATCATGGTGTGTTGCTTAAATATAATCCTCATAATCCCAACGAGGAAAATACCACCCCAGCTGATGCGGTTTAG